A single Leptospira biflexa serovar Patoc strain 'Patoc 1 (Paris)' DNA region contains:
- a CDS encoding PilZ domain-containing protein — protein MSSERRIFKRISEKVHLTYRVIQSGAASAQYLPSDKGEGDSQDISEGGLLFRTKEPMPLGTRLELELRFPDVKYVLYPKAKVVRLEEFGEGAFYEVGLEFNQLFEDDKNLLLKHIKQLEI, from the coding sequence ATGTCTAGCGAACGCCGCATTTTCAAACGTATCTCTGAAAAAGTCCATCTCACATACCGTGTGATCCAATCGGGTGCAGCCTCGGCACAGTACCTTCCTAGCGACAAAGGCGAAGGGGATTCGCAAGACATCTCGGAAGGTGGTCTTCTTTTTCGTACAAAGGAACCTATGCCACTCGGAACAAGGCTCGAATTGGAACTCAGGTTCCCTGATGTGAAGTACGTATTGTATCCAAAGGCAAAAGTGGTTCGTTTGGAAGAGTTTGGAGAAGGTGCCTTTTATGAAGTCGGCTTAGAATTTAACCAACTTTTTGAGGACGATAAAAATCTTTTACTCAAACATATCAAACAATTGGAAATATAA
- a CDS encoding histidine kinase — MIKRKFHKLMGKDYDPISLVAVYSEILNKLYLLGFAYTLAYAHSVYLEWGKEDPTNCYLSFVQLVISLGLVSFSFLYKEVTQKTSRMVRLAFFVLVIIEIETGFHDPAIPYFDPRNWLTIIALIGTSCFFYPGLLWQFILEWTIVFFVYLVRVQLKNEGSIPIETWREMSTTVPLFMVAFFLNHWWFQTRYIAAYRGMLLEEKRRTFFQDIHDSLGSKLTDLYLLCQSMDEDPNSNSSVPIQKLKELSSFALQSLRSQVQEEDQREILQESLIDGIHLLVKKRYKMLGREILIKQDSIDENTLIQIKEPESAHHLLQILKEITTNDLRHGMGKTICEVCLNTEQIHINFYPETIEANPSNPIEIEKEKNMTQFTEIGLGEKGIQQRIQFLQGNLEILSSPYQIKIQLPISLFDL, encoded by the coding sequence ATGATCAAAAGAAAGTTTCATAAACTGATGGGGAAGGATTATGATCCGATTTCACTCGTCGCCGTATATTCTGAAATTCTAAATAAACTTTATTTATTGGGGTTTGCTTACACTCTTGCCTATGCACATAGTGTTTATTTAGAATGGGGGAAAGAAGATCCAACCAATTGTTACCTTTCGTTTGTCCAACTTGTGATTAGTTTGGGATTGGTCAGTTTTTCTTTTTTATACAAAGAAGTAACCCAAAAAACATCAAGAATGGTTCGATTGGCTTTTTTTGTCCTTGTCATTATCGAAATTGAAACAGGATTCCATGATCCAGCGATTCCATATTTTGATCCAAGGAATTGGCTCACGATCATTGCACTCATCGGTACATCCTGCTTTTTTTATCCAGGACTTCTTTGGCAATTTATCTTAGAATGGACAATTGTATTTTTTGTTTATTTGGTTCGTGTTCAGTTGAAAAATGAAGGTTCCATTCCGATTGAAACATGGAGAGAAATGTCAACAACTGTCCCCTTGTTTATGGTGGCTTTTTTTCTAAATCATTGGTGGTTCCAAACACGTTACATTGCCGCCTATCGCGGGATGTTACTCGAAGAAAAACGTAGGACTTTTTTCCAAGACATCCATGACAGTTTAGGATCCAAACTCACAGATCTATATTTATTATGCCAATCCATGGATGAAGATCCAAACTCTAACTCATCGGTTCCAATCCAAAAATTAAAAGAACTCTCCAGTTTCGCCTTACAATCATTAAGGAGCCAGGTGCAAGAAGAAGACCAAAGAGAGATTTTACAAGAATCCCTGATTGATGGGATCCATCTTTTGGTTAAAAAAAGATACAAAATGTTAGGTCGAGAAATTTTGATCAAACAAGATTCGATTGATGAAAATACACTCATCCAAATCAAAGAACCAGAGTCGGCGCATCATCTATTACAAATATTAAAAGAGATCACAACAAATGACTTAAGGCATGGAATGGGAAAAACGATCTGCGAAGTTTGTTTAAATACCGAACAAATCCATATCAATTTTTATCCAGAAACGATAGAAGCAAATCCTTCGAACCCAATCGAAATAGAAAAGGAAAAGAATATGACTCAATTTACAGAAATTGGACTCGGGGAAAAAGGAATCCAACAAAGGATTCAATTCTTACAAGGGAATTTGGAGATTCTATCATCTCCCTACCAAATCAAAATACAATTGCCAATCTCTTTATTTGATCTATGA